The following coding sequences are from one Ochotona princeps isolate mOchPri1 chromosome 8, mOchPri1.hap1, whole genome shotgun sequence window:
- the LOC101533114 gene encoding protein FAM170A-like, whose product MKRKKKSKHLESSCSPPAAKMPRGISDLPDNELFSATSSEDKSLVPKAKEPPYELEYYPYHTSLSNTPDAEIQKSQEVAPDSYARVPAHSKAAGETSSPSQGGAFLNKPLVIEGVEAHHSQQEASSVQYLQMPLLQDPERQPMAHPCQHHCFHFHLADEPCTFAAHRRTERVMKVYYTRVERKRRAHVTWDTQEGPGALGKRMKVEAMAFAGKVPETPSLSYESTQDLVTDDSSFCVEEPEPELEQEGLSCQPVLPAAEEEKPLARANSPEWLVTPMKGFKCLACCRVFPSLEDLQEHVQRGVSEGFSCRIFHLALSWQKSKRRMKDKRSKRKNRFRELASACKEEEH is encoded by the exons atgaaaaggaaaaagaagagtaaACATCTGGAGAGCAGCTGCTCACCACCTGCTGCGAAAATGCCCAGAG GAATCTCAGATTTACCTGATAATGAGCTATTTTCTGCGACCTCTTCGGAAGACAAGAGCCTGGTTCCAAAGGCCAAAGAACCACCCTATGAACTGGAGTACTATCCCTACCACACTAGTTTGTCCAATACCCCTGATGCTG AAATCCAGAAGAGTCAAGAGGTGGCTCCTGATTCATATGCAAGGGTCCCGGCCCATTCTAAGGCAGCAGGAGAGACATCCTCCCCCTCACAAGGTGGCGCCTTTCTGAACAAGCCCTTGGTTATTGAAGGAGTGG AAGCCCATCACTCCCAGCAAGAGGCTTCCTCTGTCCAGTATCTGCAAATGCCTCTACTCCAGGACCCGGAGCGGCAGCCGATGGCCCATCCCTGCCAACACCATTGCTTCCATTTCCATCTGGCTGATGAACCCTGTACTTTTGCAGCACACAGGAGAACGGAGAGGGTGATGAAGGTCTACTACACAAGagtggagagaaaaagaagggccCATGTCACGTGGGATACTCAGGAAGGACCTGGAGCCCTTGGGAAGAGAATGAAAGTGGAAGCAATGGCCTTTGCTGGGAAGGTCCCTGAAACCCCCAGCCTCTCCTACGAGTCCACACAGGACCTTGTCACAGACGACTCCAGCTTCTGTGTggaagagccagagccagagctggagcaggaagGGCTCAGTTGCCAACCAGTGctgccagctgcagaggaggaaaAGCCCCTGGCCAGGGCCAACTCACCTGAGTGGCTGGTGACGCCCATGAAAGGCTTCAAGTGCCTGGCCTGCTGCCGTGTCTTCCCCAGCCTGGAGGACCTACAGGAGCACGTGCAGCGTGGAGTCAGTGAGGGCTTCAGCTGCCGTATTTTCCATCTTGCCCTCTCCTGGCAAAAGAGCAAGAGGCGCATGAAGGACAAGAGGAGCAAGAGAAAGAACAGATTCAGGGAGTTAGCTTCTGCATGCAAGGAGGAGGAACATTAG